The following proteins come from a genomic window of Anopheles ziemanni chromosome 3, idAnoZiCoDA_A2_x.2, whole genome shotgun sequence:
- the LOC131290042 gene encoding general transcription factor IIH subunit 1 — protein MTTTREDVLLQMGEVRFKKGDGTLYVMNERIAWIAEHRDTVAVSHRFQDIKMQKISPEGKPKVQLQVVLHDGNSSTFHFVNRLGPPAQMADRDKVKELLQQLLPNFRRKIDKELEEKNRILTENPSLLQLYKDLVITQVLTSEEFWARHAKDYLNKEQTVKQDIGVSGAFLADIKPQTDGCNGLRYNLTADIIECIFKTYPAVKRKHTEHVPAKMTEAEFWTKFFQSHYFHRDRLVVGTKDIFTECGKIDDQQLRVAVQENLGDPLLDIRAFEDSTLEEGFCSSSTAKQQTVNSGNIVHQSMIKRFNQHSFSVLKTCTDVKTLNLGIGSILSATPGANDTANGGSTANGKDKLLNNNSLTDSGSNNNNNVMNGLNKKDKTASNHHLANGGTADHGRSNGTTASNGGAASGGVFVEPTIKRARIQAKITYDDLEGDDDEQQRVKQLNLTKIERYLHGPVPAAGGGGGALGHDSMQSGKESGVGLHDFDTTNSMILEAANGSWANRTPHKLLVSPAAAVSALGDLSPGGALMRGFQEQSLAQLVPPDIEKEVRNLYLSLLELLKEFWKCFPPTTPQLESEATRMHDILQRFAMVKLKPFEDRAMRELLPLGSSLTQHLNQLLQSADRKYAIWQERQRRAHR, from the exons ATGACCACCACACGCGAGGATGTGTTACTGCAAATGGGCGAGGTGCGGTTCAAGAAGGGCGATGGTACGTTGTACGTCATGAATGAGCGGATTGCTTGGATCGCCGAACATCGCGACACAGTGGCTGTGTCGCATCGCTTTCAGGACATAAAGA tgcaaaaaatttcacccgAGGGCAAACCGAAAGTGCAACTGCAGGTCGTACTGCACGATGGCAACAGTTCCACGTTCCACTTTGTCAATCGCCTAGGCCCACCGGCACAAATGGCCGACAGGGATAAGGTGAAGGAACTGCTACAACAGCTACTGCCCAATTTTCGTCGCAAGATCGATAAAGAGCTCGAAGAGAAGAACAGAATTTTGACGGAAAATCCGTCTTTGCTGCAGCTCTACAAAGACTTGGTTATCACGCAGGTGCTTACGAGCGAAGAGTTCTGGGCACGGCATGCCAAGGATTACCTAAACAAAGAGCAAACGGTCAAGCAGGACATCGGTGTATCCGGTGCGTTTCTGGCCGACATCAAACCCCAGACGGACGGCTGCAATGGCCTTCGCTACAATCTCACAGCCGACATCATCGAGTGCATCTTCAAGACGTACCCGGCGGTGAAGCGGAAACATACCGAGCACGTCCCGGCCAAGATGACCGAGGCCGAGTTCTGGACGAAGTTTTTTCAATCGCACTACTTCCACCGCGATCGGTTGGTCGTCGGCACCAAAGATATCTTCACCGAGTGCGGCAAGATCGATGACCAGCAGCTGCGGGTGGCGGTACAGGAGAATCTCGGCGATCCGCTGCTGGACATTCGGGCGTTCGAGGACAGTACGCTCGAGGAGGGCTTTTGCAGTTCGTCCACCGCCAAGCAGCAGACAGTTAACAGTGGCAACATCGTGCACCAGAGCATGATCAAGCGGTTCAATCAACACTCGTTTTCGGTGCTAAAAACGTGCACCGACGTGAAGACGCTGAACCTTGGCATAGGGTCGATTCTTTCGGCCACCCCGGGGGCAAATGACACGGCCAACGGTGGCAGTACCGCCAATGGGAAGGATAAGCtactcaacaacaacagtcTCACGGACAGTGGcagcaacaataacaacaatgtGATGAATGGGTTAAACAAGAAGGACAAAACGGCGTCCAACCATCACCTCGCGAACGGTGGTACCGCCGACCACGGTAGAAGCAATGGAACGACCGCTTCGAACGGCGGTGCCGCGTCCGGTGGAGTTTTTGTCGAACCAACGATTAAACGGGCTCGCATTCAGGCGAAAATTACCTACGACGATCTGGAGGGCGATGACGACGAACAGCAACGGGTTAAGCAGCTTAATCTCACGAAAATCGAACGCTACCTTCACGGTCCGGTTCCGGCCGcgggcggtggcggtggtgcctTGGGTCATGATTCGATGCAGTCGGGAAAGGAATCAGGAGTAGGACTGCATGATTTCGATACGACCAATTCGATGATACTGGAGGCGGCAAACGGTTCGTGGGCCAATCGAACGCCGCACAAGCTGTTGGTCAGCCCGGCAGCGGCCGTCAGTGCACTCGGCGATCTCAGCCCGGGTGGTGCACTCATGCGTGGTTTCCAGGAACAAAGTCTTGCCC AACTTGTGCCTCCGGATATCGAAAAAGAAGTGCGCAATCTCTACCTGtcgctgctcgagctgctgaAGGAGTTCTGGAAGTGTTTCCCACCGACGACACCGCAGCTCGAGTCCGAGGCGACCCGCATGCATGATATACTGCAACGCTTCGCGATGGTGAAGCTGAAGCCTTTCGAG GATCGTGCCATGAGAGAACTGTTGCCGTTGGGTTCCTCGCTAACGCAGCATTTAAATCAGCTCCTCCAGTCGGCCGACCGGAAGTACGCGATCTGGCAGGAGCGGCAACGTCGTGCGCACAGGTAG